One genomic segment of Tripterygium wilfordii isolate XIE 37 chromosome 9, ASM1340144v1, whole genome shotgun sequence includes these proteins:
- the LOC120006590 gene encoding phosphatase IMPL1, chloroplastic, with product MGRSLSFSTNFPLRFSVIPRSIPPPNLPIQYFPPRFNDNSQYGNQKVGFLNVNPTRKLCTRAVLSEIPDQRQYPKVAAQTTGPIPPAQLIEVVEAAAKTGAQVVMDAVNKPRNITYKGLTDLVTDTDKMSEAAILDVVRKSFGDHLILGEEGGIIGDTSSDYLWCIDPLDGTTNFAHGYPSFAVSVGVLFHGKPAAAAVVEFVGGPMCWNTRIFSATAGGGAFCNGQKIHASLTDKVEQSLLVTGFGYEHDDPWTTNMQLFKEFTDISRGVRRLGAAAVDMCHVALGIAEAYWEYRLKPWDMAAGVLIVEEAGGTVSCMDGEKFCVFDRSLLVSNGVLHAKLLERIAPATENLKSKGIDFSLWYKPENYGTEL from the exons ATGGGGAGGTCTCTATCGTTCTCCACAAACTTTCCTCTCAGGTTCTCTGTGATACCCAGATCGATTCCACCACCCAATCTCCCAATCCAGTACTTTCCACCGAGATTCAATGATAATTCTCAGTATGGGAATCAAAAAGTTGGGTTCTTGAATGTAAATCCCACAAGAAAACTGTGTACGAGGGCAGTGCTGTCTGAGATTCCTGATCAGAGACAGTACCCGAAAGTGGCTGCCCAAACAACTGGACCCATACCACCAGCCCAGCTAATTGAAGTTGTTGAGGCAGCTGCTAAGACTGGTGCTCAG GTTGTGATGGATGCTGTTAATAAGCCTCGGAATATCACATATAAGGGACTTACTGACTTGGTGACCGA CACTGATAAAATGAGCGAGGCTGCTATATTAGACGTTGTGAGAAAAAGTTTTGGAGATCACCTTATTCTTGGGGAGGAGGGAGGAATTATTGGAGATACATCTTCGGATTATCTCTGGTGTATTGATCCTCTAG ATGGGACAACAAATTTTGCACACGGTTATCCTAGCTTTGCAGTTTCCGTGGGAGTCCTGTTTCATGGaaaacctgctgctgctgctgtg GTGGAATTTGTAGGAGGCCCTATGTGTTGGAATACTCGTATATTTTCTGCAACTGCTG GTGGGGGAGCATTTTGCAATGGCCAAAAAATTCATGCTAGTCTAACTGATAAG GTGGAGCAATCTCTTCTAGTGACTGGCTTTGGATATGAACATGATGATCCATGGACAACTAACATGCAATTATTCAAGGAATTTACTGACATCAGCCGG GGTGTGAGGAGGCTTGGCGCTGCTGCAGTGGACATGTGCCATGTGGCTCTGGGAATAGCCGAAGCATATTGGGAGTATCGTCTGAAGCCATGGGATATGGCTGCTGGTGTCTTG ATAGTTGAAGAAGCTGGTGGGACAGTTTCATGCATGGATGGTGAAaagttttgtgtttttgataGATCTCTTCTGGTATCAAATGGAGTGCTGCACGCCAAG CTTTTAGAGAGGATTGCACCTGCAACAGAGAATCTAAAGAGCAAAGGAATTGATTTCTCTCTGTGGTATAAGCCAGAAAATTATGGGACGGAACTTTGA